CTCTCCAGATTTTTGAACTAATTCTGCGCGTTTATTGATCAATTTTAATATTTCTAAATTAATTTGATCAAGTTCTTGTCTTAATTGATCGAGTTCTTGATTACTCAATTGGACTACCCCCTGTTTTGATTTCACGTTATAATAGATATAAGACGTTTTTTTAATTAGTCACAATTATAGCTAATATTTTAATACTTGTCATTATTATGTTTAAATATTTAGTATATTCTTTATCTTTCATCATATGTAACCATGTAGTATAGAAAGGATTAAATTTTATGAATGAGTATATTTTCGCATTAGATATTGGAACACGTTCTGTTGTCGGATTAATTTTGGAACAAACAGATGAGCATTACAAACTAATTGATTATGTTATGCAAGAACACGAGGAACGTTCGATGTTAGATGGGCAAATCCATGACGTAGTTGCTGTAGCAAAGGTAATTCATCAGGTGAAAGAGAAGCTAGAACTTAAGCATACTATTAAGCTCACTAAAGTATGCGTTGCTGCTGCTGGAAGAGCTCTTAAAACAAAGCGAACGACAATTACTAAAAATATTGAACAGCACCCACTAATAGAAAAAGAAGACATTCTCTTTTTGGAACTCAGTGCCGTACAACAAGCCCAACATGATTTAGCTTTGGAGGAAGCAGATAATTTGAGTACGCATTATTATTGTGTAGGATATTCCGTTATACAATATAAATTAGATAATGATATAATTGGCTCTCTCATTGATCAACAAGGTAGTAAGGCTGAAGTTGAAATTATCGCCACCTTCTTACCAAAAGTAGTTGTTGAATCATTATTGTCCGCATTACAACGTGCGGATTTAGAAATGGAAGCACTGACACTAGAACCTATTGCTGCAATCAATGTCCTTATTCCCACTTCTATGCGAAGACTTAACGTTGCTTTAGTTGACATTGGAGCTGGTACGAGTGACATTGCCTTGACTGATAGTGGTACAATTGCTGCTTATGGCATGGTACCACGTGCAGGTGATGAGATAACAGAAGCTATTAGTGATCACTATTTGTTGGATTTTAAAGAAGCAGAACGTGTTAAGAAAGAAATTACGGGAAATAATGAATCCATTATTACCGATATTTTAGGATTTGAAGAAAAGATTCTTTTTGATGAACTTGCACAAGCAATAGATGGTGCAATTGAAAAGCTCGCAGATGCGATAGCACAAGAAATTTTAGAGTTAAATACAAAGGCCCCTAAAGCAGTTATGTTAGTTGGGGGTGGAAGTTTAACACCTAATTTGACAATCAAATTGGCTGAAAAGTTACAGTTGCCAGTAAATCGTGTTGCCATTCGTGGAACAGATGCTATTCCGAATTTAAAATTTGCTGCTGAAGTTCCTGCTGGTCCTGCTTTCATTACACCGATCGGAATTGCAATTGCTGCAAAACAAAATCCAGTTCATTATATAAGTGTAACAGTAAATGATCGAGCCGTTCGATTATTCGATATGAAACAATTAACTGTTGGTGATTGTTTGCTAGCTGCTGGTATCCATATTGATAAATTATATGGTCGTCCTGGAATGGCTTATATTATAAGTTTTAATGGACAGAGTATCACTTTACCTGGCACTTATGGCAAAGCCCCCTCTATTCTATTGAATGGACAACCTATAACAATAGAAGAACCTATTAAACATGGGGATATCTTACATGTTGAAAAAGGGGAGAATGGTAAAAACCCTATCGTTACAATTGAAGAGTTAGTCGGTGAAGTAAATACATTTACTGTTTATTTGAATGAAAGAAAACAGTATGTAAAACCTTCTATTGAAGTCAACGGAGTAAAAAGCAATTTAGATTATGTATTAAAAGATCATGATAAGGTAAATGTGATTGAATCAAAAACTGTAGAGGATTTTTTAATAAAACACAATAGACAAGACATTTTAACTGAATTATACACTTTTAAAATTTATATTGATGGGGAAGTAAAAGAATTAAGTGATTTCTCAACTAAACTTCTGGTCAATGGAAAAGTAGCAAAAAACAAAACAGTATTACAACCTGGAAATAAAATCGAGGTAGTGAATAGACAAGTTCCCACTATAGGAAATGTATTGCATGCTTTATCAATTGAATTAGATCAATCGATGTCAATAACATATAATGGGGAGCCTATCCTATTAAATAAGCAAACAATACGTGTTTTTCAACAAAATAAAGAGCGGGATATAGATGATCTTTTATATCATGGGGACAAGTTAGAGCTTAGATCAACAGAAGAAACTGGCTTTATATTTCAAGATATATTCCGACATATTTCTATAGATTTATCAAAAGTAAAAGGTAGTGTAGATATCAAAAAAAATGGTAAACCAACAACCTTTTTCGAACCGTTAGAACCAAACGACGAAATTACAATTAACTAACAGGGCCTTTTCACCATCGTTATTACTTTGTAAAACGTCACAGAGAAAAACTACGACATAACATACCTTGTTGGAAATATACTCCGCTTTCCGTGGGCACGGCTTCAGCTAACTTAGTAAAGCAACAAACGCTTTACTAAGTGGATCTTCAGCCCGTGCTGTTCCCACAGGAGTTTACGTATATTTCCAACGCTAGGTATGCATTTCTTTCATGAGTTAAAAATTACAATTATGAAAGAGAGACAATCGGTTTATTGCTATTTTAGTTACATACACTTTAGCAATAAACAAGCTTATCAATTGTTTGTATTTTAAATTATAGAGTGATCTTAAAAGCTAGCAGAGGATGGTTGAGATTCCTGTGGGAATAGCAAATGTTTTCAATGGGATGATCAATCCCACGAACCGAACATTATTTATAAAAGCGTTCTTTGCTTCTATAGAATGCTGAGTTCGTGCCCACGGAAAGCGAAACCATTTCCTGATGTAGCGAGTAAGACCAGAATGTGACGTTGCAGTTGATGATAATAACTAGGTAGTTACGTTTGAATTTATTGGTTTAGTTAAAGACAAAGAAAAGGGTTGTAGCTATTTTTCAGCTACAACCCTTTTTATATATTAGCCTTGTTTTTTTACGTCTTTTGCTGCTTCATCAATTGCTTCTGCAACTTCTTCAGCTGCCTCTTCTGCCGTTTCTTTGACAACATCAGCATCTTCTTGTGCGGTATTGATCTTTTCTTGAATAGTCTTAGTTGTTTCTTTAAACTTATCGCCTAATTCTTGTGATTTTTCTGTAACATTCTTTTGTACCTGTGCAGATGTTTCTTTTGCATAATCTTTCCACTCTGTTCCTTTTTCATATGCAACATCTTTCCAATCGCTTGCACGTTCTTTAATAGTGCTAGCTCCTTGGTTTAACTCTTCACGCAGTTCTTTACCAGCCTTAGGTGCAAATAGTAAAGCGACCGAAGCACCTACAATACCTCCGATTAATGAACCGATTAAAAAGTCTTTGCTATTAATATTCTCGTTCTGTGCTTGATTTTGTTCTTCTTGATTACTCATTCCTATTCCTCCCTATTTTCTATTTCTTATCTATATAAACTACATTATTCCCTTTTTCGTTTTTTGAACATTTCCATTGCAATCGTTCCCCATTTAACTGCTTGAGCAGTTTCTTCCTTATTCTCTTCAGCAACTCTTGTAATACTAGTGGAAACATTTCGAATCGACTGGTTAAAACCTTGTACAGTCTCACCAATACCTTTAATTCCATCAACTAACGTATTTAAACGTTGTGACTTATCATTGACATCTTCTGCAAGCTTATTAGTTTTATTTAATAATTCAGTTGTTTCTGTTGTTATACCCTCCATTTGTTTTTCTAAACCTTCTAAGGTATCTGCTACATTTGACATTGTACGTTGCGTTGCTTTAAGTACCTTAGCTAAATAAACAACAAGTACTGCAAATGCAACTGCGAATATTAGTGCTGCGATGTAAAGTAAAATAATCATCTGCTACCAGTCATCTCCTTTATATGTATTTATTATTACCATGTTTATATACTTATTTACCCGAAATATATTCTTGTAAAACATATCATTTAAATTTTACAATATAGATCAAATTTATTCGTGATAAATTTCTATCTATTTAATTAATAGTAAAGAGAAGGCATAAAATCCTTCTCTTTACTATTTCGATATATAAGCTAAATATACCTGTTTATTTAAATTTTCTTTTCGTAAGCATCTTGGAATTTTTGAATATCACCAGCACCCATGAAAACTAAGACACCGTCTTTATATTGTTTTAATACTTCTGTGTTTTCAATATTTAATAATTCACTATTTGTAATAAGCGATTTTAAATCTTCAATAGTCAGGTTTCCTTTTCCTTCTCGAGCTGAACCAAATATATCACACAGATATACATGATCTGCTGCTTGGAGCGTTTCTGCAAACTCATGTAAGAACATTTTTGTGCGTGTGAATGTATGTGGTTGAAAAATAGCTGTAACAGATTTATTCGGATATTTTTTACGAACTGAATCCAAAGTAGCTTCTACTTCTTTAGGATGATGTGCATAGTCATCAATTAAAATTTGATTCCCAACTTTTTTCTCAGTAAACCGACGTTTCACACCAGAAAAAGTATCCATTTTTTTAATATCTTCTGCCTTCATTCCTTCATAATGACAAATAGTAATTACTGCTAACGCATTTAATATGTTGTGATCACCGTACATAGGAATTGAAAACGTATCATAGTAATTATTTCGAACAAATACATCAAAACGCATACCATTAGATGTATCTGTTACATTTTTGGCTTGAAAGTCATTGTTTTCAGAAAAACCGTAATAAAGAACTGGAACTTTAGCATGTATTGCTTGAAGATATTCATCATCACCACAAGCTATAATCCCTTTTTTTACGTTTTTAGCCATTTCTTCAAAAGCATTAACTACGTCCTCAACATCAGAAAAATAATCTGGATGGTCAAAATCAATATTCGTCATGATGGCATAATCCGGCTCATACGCTAAAAAGTGACGACGATATTCACATGCTTCAAAGACAAAATAATTGCTATCAACATGTCCTAAACCAGTTCCATCCCCTATCAAATAGGAGATAGGATAAGTTTGCTTTAGCACATGTGCTAATAATCCTGTAGTTGATGTTTTACCATGTGCACCTGTAACAGCGATACTTGTATACTGTTTTAACCATTCGCTAAGAAAGTCATGGTAGCGATAAAATGTTAAACCCATTTCATGTGCAGCTTTAATTTCCTCATGATCATCTGAAAAAGCATTACCTGCTATAATAGTTAACCCGTCTTTGATATTGTCTTTTGAAAAAGAATAGATTGGAATATTTTTATTTTCTAATGCTGTCTGTGTAAAAAAGACACTATCTACATCAGAACCTTGAACGGACTCACCTGAGTCGTGCAGAATTTGTGCCAATGCACTCATTCCTGTACCCTTTATACCAATAAAATGGTAGATAGTCATAAATTTGAACCTCCAAAAAGCTTAATCTGTATATACTCATTATTTACTCAACATCGTAGTTTAACCTAAACAACCAAAAAAGTAGCATTTTTATTTAAGATAAGCTACTTTTTCTAGTCTAGGATTAGGATGATATTTTCTACCTTCTTTTGACTGGTGGTTACCATTTAATAAAACATTATCTCCGGTAAAACCAATGTGAACATTTAATAAACTTCTACCGATTCCATACATGTCAACTGGAACATCTTGTTTTTCGAATGTACGAATACGTTCCTCTGTAAAGCCACCACTTGCTATAATTTTAACATGCTGATAACCCTCTTCGTCTAAAGCATGCCGTAAAGCAAAAATTAATTCGGGATTAACGCCTCTTGGATCGAACGTTCCCATTAAATGCTGATTTCTAAGAAAATATTTATCTACCATATGATTCGAAGTATCTAAACGAACACCTTTTAAATCTTTACCAAATTCACGTGCCACTTTCAAAGAATCTGTAATAACATCATTATTGTAATCCACTAGTACCATCAATTCGTCTTCTGGATACGTCTCCTTGTATGCTTGAGCTGCAGTGACAATATCTCCTTCAAACATTTGAATCATGGCATGTGGCATTGTACCCATTCCTGTCTTACCCCACCATTCATTCATCGCATGTGTTGCTTGTGCAGTAGATCCACCAATAAAGGCGGCGTAGCCATCTCCAGCTTGTTGTGTATAGTGATCATCACGATCTCCCATAAAAATAACTGGTTTTTGTTTACCAGAGGTTCTTGCCGCTTTTACCACATTATATACATTTGTTGCTACAGACGTTCGCCTAGCAAAGACACCGTCTATAATCCCTTCTAAGAATCCAAAAGATTGATATGGTCCTTTAACAGTTAATACTGTTTCATAGGGACTTATTTTATCACCATCTTTTAATGAAAAGATCTCTAGTTCTTGTGGATTATCAGCAAAAGTATGTATTAAAGCAATTGCCTCATCAGAACCACAGAGTACTGCATTACTTTTCTGAAAAAATTGCATTGTTACTTGATTATTCGGAATAAGTTTTTCTGCAATTTCTTTTGTTTTTAAAAAATAAACTGCTGAAAACCAACCATCTTTAATTCGATCATCAAATTTAAAAGTCTTGTTTGTTAATCTTTCTATTTCACCATTAAGTTTCCTTGTAATTTCTTTTTTCATGATACTTAACCCCTCGTTGCGTTCTAATAAGTTTATATACCATTTTCTATCATATAAGATTAAGATAACTTGCACAAGTTATTTAGTTTGATTAATTGGATTTATTGAATACGTTCTGTGTCCATCTCATTAGCCGAAACTAATACATCACGTGGTTTGCTTCCCTTTTGAGCGGAAATAATTCCGTTATGCTCTAATGTGTCAATTAATCGTGCAGCACGGTTATAGCCAACCTTAAACCGTCTTTGTACCAAAGAAGCACTTGCTCCATTTTGTTCTAGTACAAAAGATAATACTTCTGGGTAAAGATCATCTTCCGTTTCTTCTGTATCGATTTGTTTTAACAACTGTTCTTGTTCAAATAGATAATTAGGAGGTGCTAACTGTTTAACATAACTTGTCACACGTTCAATTTCATCATCTGAAACAAAAGCCCCTTGAATTCTCACAGGATTTCTAGCACCATTTTCAACAAATAGCATATCTCCTTTACCAAGTAAACGATCTGCACCATTTGTATCAATGATTGTTCGGGAATCTACTTGTGAAGAGACACTAAAAGCAATTCTTGTAGGTATATTGGCTTTAATCAAACCTGTAATAACATCTACCGATGGTCGTTGGGTCGCTAACAAGAGGTGAATTCCACATGCCCTCGCTTTTTGTGCAATTCTACAAATGGCATCCTCAACATCTTGTGGTGAAACCATCATTAGATCAGCCAACTCATCAATTACGATGACGAGGTATGGCATTTTTTGATCATACTTATTTTGCGTCTTCATTTTTTCATTATAGCGATCGATATCACGTGCACCTTCTTGTGCGAATTTCTGATACCTTTCTTCCATTTCAGCGACTGCCCATTTTAATGCATGAGTAGCGGCTTTCACATCTGTAATGACAGGCGATACTAAATGTGGAATGCCATTATACGGTGCTAATTCCACCATTTTAGGATCAATTAAAAGAAAACGAACATCTTCATGACTTGCTTTATACAACAGACTAATCAAAATAGAGTTAATACAAACACTTTTTCCTGATCCCGTTGCACCTGCAATCAGTCCATGAGGCATTTTCTTTATATCCGTTATAACCGGACTACCTGCAATATCTAACCCCAAAGCAACACTTAATGCAGATGAACTGTTGTGAAATGATTGATCTTCAAATATTTCCTGTAAGCCAACAGCTTGTGGATCTGCGTTTGGTATCTCAATTCCAATTGCATGTTTACCTGGAATTGGTGCTTCCATTCGTATATCTTTCGCAGCCATGTTTAATTTAATGTCATCACTCAAATTCTTAATTTTACTCACCTTCACACCAGCTTCAGGTTGAATTTCAAACCTTGTGACAGAAGGTCCTTGCATTGTATTAATTACTTTTGCGTTGACATGAAATTGTTTTAAAGTTGTTTCTAATAATGTTGCTTGCTCCTCAATCCATTGTTGATTACCTGCAGACCTTTTAATTGGATCATTTAATAGATAAAGTGGAGGTGCAGCGTTTTTTTTTGATTGTTGCTGTTGTATCTGATTGTTTTTTTGATGATAACGTTTTTTATCACTTGGACGCATTCTTACATTAAATGGTACTGCATTACGTTCTCTTACTTTCCTATTATTAAATTCAACTGTTTTTTGTTTCTCTTCAAACCGTGCAGCCTCAACGTTGTCAACTTCTATTTCATTTACTTGTTCAACTTGAGAGAAGTTTTCAAAAGCTACTTCTTTTTCTTCTATAACCTGTGGCTTAATATAGGGGTTATCCTCATGTAATTTATTCAACTTATCATCAGATAGCGTTTCATCTAGTAAATCTTCCGTTGTTGAAAATGTTAAATTAGATTGTTGATGAATTTTTTCTTTACGCAAAAACGCTGGTGTATCTGTTTCAATTGTTTTTCCTGGTCTTTTACCAAAACCGTATATTGGTGATGGAACTTCAGTAGCCGAGAATTTTCGTTTAAAAACCTTCTCCTCAGGGAGTTGTTTATCTTTAAACTTTGCTACATTAGTTTCTAATTCTGAAACAGATGGCCTTCTTGAAAATTCCTTTTTCGGTTTATCTGGAATAATAGGAAAATCAAATTTTCTATTGGTAGGATATTCATATGATACCTTTGTTTCTACATGATTGTTACTTGTATGATTTCGTCTCGTTTTAGGTGGTTCAATCGTCTCTTCTGTATCTAGTAATTGTTTTATTTTATTTTTCATTTCTTCCCACATATTATTTTCACACTTCCATATCATTAGTTATTTCTTATTTTAACAGGTTTTCATTAAAATTGAACACTTTACGTAAAAGAAAAACGCAAAAGAGTATTTACTCTTTTGCGTTTTCTTTTATTTAAAATATGAAAGCTTGTCCAGCTTTTACATCTTCTGTTAATACATAGATACCTTTTTCTTTAGGAGCATCCGGAAGACCAAGCTCTTTTTGAGAACAAATCATCCCAAAAGAATCAACACCTCTTAGATTAGCTGCCTTTATTTCCATACCACTCGGCATAATCGCTCCTACCTTTGCCACAACTACATATTGATCAGCTTCCACATTTGGTGCACCACAGACAATTTGAGTGGTTACATCACCGATGTCGACTTGACAGACATTTAATTTATCTGCATTTTCATGTGGTACTTTTTCTTTTACATAACCAACGACAAATTTAGGAGAAAGATCGATATCTAAGGAATCTGAGACATTATTTTTCGCAAAAACATCTTTGATATTATCTAGAAGATCTTCCGTTAAAGGAATTTGACCATTACCCAATGTAAAGTATGTCGATGCTCGAAAAATATTATAACCTAATACTTCTTTTGTTTTTGTATCTATTATACGTACAACATCACCAAATTTCTCAAATGATGTTTGATAGCGATCTCCTTGTTTAAAAGGAATTAATAAGCAATCGCCTATCCCTTTTTCATTGTAATAAACGTTCATATTTATTCATCCTTTTTTGTTTCATTTTCATTAGTAGGTTTATTTTTAGCTAAGATAAAAATAGGTTCTAAATGTTTATTTTCATATATAAATGATAACGATGTAATCGGAACACGTCCCTCAGCGAAATATTGCATCGTCATTTGTGCTAATATATCATAACCCATTTCATTTTGTACATCAACCAAAATTAATACATCTTGATGTGGAACTGCAACCGCTAGCTCTCCTACCGCATTTAGTCGCATTTCTTCCAAAAATGCTTCGTTTAAAATACGACTAGCATCATAGCCGTCTCTTGTTGCAATAAAGTAAAAATTATTACCTGCAACTTGGTCCACTTTGGTCTCCGTTGATAAAGAACGAACATTAAACATAGAAATTTCTTTTAATCGCTCCAATGTCCAACCTTCAGTGTCTAACATTTTTTGATCAATTAAC
The nucleotide sequence above comes from Paraliobacillus zengyii. Encoded proteins:
- a CDS encoding cell division protein FtsA, with amino-acid sequence MNEYIFALDIGTRSVVGLILEQTDEHYKLIDYVMQEHEERSMLDGQIHDVVAVAKVIHQVKEKLELKHTIKLTKVCVAAAGRALKTKRTTITKNIEQHPLIEKEDILFLELSAVQQAQHDLALEEADNLSTHYYCVGYSVIQYKLDNDIIGSLIDQQGSKAEVEIIATFLPKVVVESLLSALQRADLEMEALTLEPIAAINVLIPTSMRRLNVALVDIGAGTSDIALTDSGTIAAYGMVPRAGDEITEAISDHYLLDFKEAERVKKEITGNNESIITDILGFEEKILFDELAQAIDGAIEKLADAIAQEILELNTKAPKAVMLVGGGSLTPNLTIKLAEKLQLPVNRVAIRGTDAIPNLKFAAEVPAGPAFITPIGIAIAAKQNPVHYISVTVNDRAVRLFDMKQLTVGDCLLAAGIHIDKLYGRPGMAYIISFNGQSITLPGTYGKAPSILLNGQPITIEEPIKHGDILHVEKGENGKNPIVTIEELVGEVNTFTVYLNERKQYVKPSIEVNGVKSNLDYVLKDHDKVNVIESKTVEDFLIKHNRQDILTELYTFKIYIDGEVKELSDFSTKLLVNGKVAKNKTVLQPGNKIEVVNRQVPTIGNVLHALSIELDQSMSITYNGEPILLNKQTIRVFQQNKERDIDDLLYHGDKLELRSTEETGFIFQDIFRHISIDLSKVKGSVDIKKNGKPTTFFEPLEPNDEITIN
- a CDS encoding YtxH domain-containing protein; amino-acid sequence: MSNQEEQNQAQNENINSKDFLIGSLIGGIVGASVALLFAPKAGKELREELNQGASTIKERASDWKDVAYEKGTEWKDYAKETSAQVQKNVTEKSQELGDKFKETTKTIQEKINTAQEDADVVKETAEEAAEEVAEAIDEAAKDVKKQG
- a CDS encoding DUF948 domain-containing protein, with translation MIILLYIAALIFAVAFAVLVVYLAKVLKATQRTMSNVADTLEGLEKQMEGITTETTELLNKTNKLAEDVNDKSQRLNTLVDGIKGIGETVQGFNQSIRNVSTSITRVAEENKEETAQAVKWGTIAMEMFKKRKRE
- the murC gene encoding UDP-N-acetylmuramate--L-alanine ligase, translating into MTIYHFIGIKGTGMSALAQILHDSGESVQGSDVDSVFFTQTALENKNIPIYSFSKDNIKDGLTIIAGNAFSDDHEEIKAAHEMGLTFYRYHDFLSEWLKQYTSIAVTGAHGKTSTTGLLAHVLKQTYPISYLIGDGTGLGHVDSNYFVFEACEYRRHFLAYEPDYAIMTNIDFDHPDYFSDVEDVVNAFEEMAKNVKKGIIACGDDEYLQAIHAKVPVLYYGFSENNDFQAKNVTDTSNGMRFDVFVRNNYYDTFSIPMYGDHNILNALAVITICHYEGMKAEDIKKMDTFSGVKRRFTEKKVGNQILIDDYAHHPKEVEATLDSVRKKYPNKSVTAIFQPHTFTRTKMFLHEFAETLQAADHVYLCDIFGSAREGKGNLTIEDLKSLITNSELLNIENTEVLKQYKDGVLVFMGAGDIQKFQDAYEKKI
- a CDS encoding nicotinate phosphoribosyltransferase, translating into MKKEITRKLNGEIERLTNKTFKFDDRIKDGWFSAVYFLKTKEIAEKLIPNNQVTMQFFQKSNAVLCGSDEAIALIHTFADNPQELEIFSLKDGDKISPYETVLTVKGPYQSFGFLEGIIDGVFARRTSVATNVYNVVKAARTSGKQKPVIFMGDRDDHYTQQAGDGYAAFIGGSTAQATHAMNEWWGKTGMGTMPHAMIQMFEGDIVTAAQAYKETYPEDELMVLVDYNNDVITDSLKVAREFGKDLKGVRLDTSNHMVDKYFLRNQHLMGTFDPRGVNPELIFALRHALDEEGYQHVKIIASGGFTEERIRTFEKQDVPVDMYGIGRSLLNVHIGFTGDNVLLNGNHQSKEGRKYHPNPRLEKVAYLK
- a CDS encoding DNA translocase FtsK gives rise to the protein MKNKIKQLLDTEETIEPPKTRRNHTSNNHVETKVSYEYPTNRKFDFPIIPDKPKKEFSRRPSVSELETNVAKFKDKQLPEEKVFKRKFSATEVPSPIYGFGKRPGKTIETDTPAFLRKEKIHQQSNLTFSTTEDLLDETLSDDKLNKLHEDNPYIKPQVIEEKEVAFENFSQVEQVNEIEVDNVEAARFEEKQKTVEFNNRKVRERNAVPFNVRMRPSDKKRYHQKNNQIQQQQSKKNAAPPLYLLNDPIKRSAGNQQWIEEQATLLETTLKQFHVNAKVINTMQGPSVTRFEIQPEAGVKVSKIKNLSDDIKLNMAAKDIRMEAPIPGKHAIGIEIPNADPQAVGLQEIFEDQSFHNSSSALSVALGLDIAGSPVITDIKKMPHGLIAGATGSGKSVCINSILISLLYKASHEDVRFLLIDPKMVELAPYNGIPHLVSPVITDVKAATHALKWAVAEMEERYQKFAQEGARDIDRYNEKMKTQNKYDQKMPYLVIVIDELADLMMVSPQDVEDAICRIAQKARACGIHLLLATQRPSVDVITGLIKANIPTRIAFSVSSQVDSRTIIDTNGADRLLGKGDMLFVENGARNPVRIQGAFVSDDEIERVTSYVKQLAPPNYLFEQEQLLKQIDTEETEDDLYPEVLSFVLEQNGASASLVQRRFKVGYNRAARLIDTLEHNGIISAQKGSKPRDVLVSANEMDTERIQ
- the ytpR gene encoding YtpR family tRNA-binding protein; amino-acid sequence: MNVYYNEKGIGDCLLIPFKQGDRYQTSFEKFGDVVRIIDTKTKEVLGYNIFRASTYFTLGNGQIPLTEDLLDNIKDVFAKNNVSDSLDIDLSPKFVVGYVKEKVPHENADKLNVCQVDIGDVTTQIVCGAPNVEADQYVVVAKVGAIMPSGMEIKAANLRGVDSFGMICSQKELGLPDAPKEKGIYVLTEDVKAGQAFIF
- a CDS encoding DUF1444 domain-containing protein → MAMNSIKMKKLLDDRFNNPEWRTSFNRDKDVYRVEWQDTHQGISITVPNVIAKYEQSGENAIDELVYHVEESLKMMHVKQELEGKEKQIYPVIRSTSFPKKTKAGVKMVYSDHTAETRIYYALDLGHTYQLIDQKMLDTEGWTLERLKEISMFNVRSLSTETKVDQVAGNNFYFIATRDGYDASRILNEAFLEEMRLNAVGELAVAVPHQDVLILVDVQNEMGYDILAQMTMQYFAEGRVPITSLSFIYENKHLEPIFILAKNKPTNENETKKDE